CGCGCCATCAACTACATAAAGTGGAGAGGAAGCTCCTGCTGTCAAAGAACCAACACCACGGATACGTACAAACGCTCCTTGTCCCGGTTTTCCATTGGCAGCTGTAACCTGAACCCCAGCGGCTTTACCTTGTAAAAGGTTGTCCACACTTGTTGTTGGACTTAATTCGGAAATTTCACTTGCCGAAATAGAAACCACAGCTGAAGTCTGTACAGTCTGATTTCTTGTTGAGTAACCTGTTACCACAACTTCAGAAAGCATATTTCCTGCAACCATATTCACATTGATGCTGTTGGCAGCACCAACTTTGAACTCCTGAGTGTCAAAGCCAACGTAGCTAAACACTAAGGTTTGCCCAATCGAGGCTGTGATAGTGTAATTACCATCAAAGTCTGATTGAGTTCCAGTATTGGTTTCTTTTATGATAATGTTCGCTCCCGGAAGCGGTAAACCTGTATCATCTGATACTGTACCGGAAACTGTTTTTTCTTGTGCAAAAGTAACTTGCACTACTAACGCTAAAAGAATCGTTAGTATTCCACGTATTTTTTGTTTCATATTATTAATATTAAATTAAGGATAGTCAAAAGTGCCAATTAAATGTGAAATTAGCAAGTTTTTATTCTTAAAATTAGTTGCGTTAATAAGTGTATTATTATCGGGCTTTACTAGGCTCTTCAGAATCTGGAAGATAGGCTGAGATGTATTTTTGTGTTAGAAAAAGTAAAGTTCTGACTGTCTGAATTTCCATTTGCTAAATTCAGCTTAAAAATTCCCGCTTTCGTTTGTAAACCAAATCCAATTCCGAAGCTATAGAGCTTTTCTTTTTGATTAAAAATGCGATTTTCAAAGTAGCCTAAATCAATTATACTGTGAATGTATATTGTGGGATTGGCGATATAACGATATTCTGTATTAAGAACCGAAAAGAACGATGCATCTATACTGTTTTCATCAAAACCTCGCATAGTGTTAATACCACCAAAACGGAATAATTCATTTGTTATATAGGTATCGCTCAAAAGTACACTGGTGCTGTTTTGTATAAAGATGGCATTTTTATAATTTAAATTTAAAATATGATTTGTAAGTGTTGCAAACCGCTGTTGTGCCTCCTTTGTACTTTTCAATTTTCGAGTGCCAATTTCGGTGTCTATCGAAAGAAAAGTTTTAATAGGGAAAAGGGGGCTCTTTTGCTGCTTGGTGAAATTGATTCCGGAAATTGCAAATCTCGAAGTATAGTCCTCAATGGCAATTCCGCCAAATGCGACGTCTAATAGATTACTCGATTCGTATCCTTTGTAACCCAAGTAGGCGCTGGAAGCGGGGTTTAATTGATACGTCACTCTTATTTGTTGCTCGGTGGTGACAAAAGAGCTATCCCTTTTAAATATTTTCAGTTCAGCACCGGCGCCAAAAGGAGATTTAAAAAGGTATGGAAGGTTTACTTTTACCCTAAAATTTTGCTGTTCATTGCCATCAGATTTGTAATTTATGAGCAGCTGTTCCCCATAATTGAGATTGTTATTGAGCTCCAGATTAAGGTAGCCGTTAAATTCCAGTTTATTGGATTCTTCATTTGTTGAAAATCCTAAAATACCGTCAAATAAATTATTGTTTTGTTTTTTGAGATAAAAATATACGGTTGTGGATTCTTTTCGAAACAATGCCTCGGGAGCCTTAATAGTACTTACAAACCCCAGATTATTTAAAACTTCATTTTGAGCAATTAATTTTTGCAAACGAAACGGTTTGCCTGTTTTTATACCTGCATAGTATTTTAGATAGGATTTTGGAAATTTGTCGTATCCTTTCACCACAATCGAATCGATAGTTCTGGATTCTCTGTTTTCCAATACAAGTTTTGCTTCTAAAGTTGAGGAGTTTACTTTTTCTATTTCGTCTAGTCGTACTCTGGCAAATGCATTGCCTTTATCAATTTTAATAGCATTTAGTTTTGTAAGTGCCAATTCGAAGGTTGAGAAATTAAGAACAAAATAGGTGTCGTTTACTTCTTCGGATACACGCTGCAGTTCGCTTTTGCTGAAATCGTTTGCATTGTAAAATACCTTAATATATAGGTATCTTTTTCCGAAGAAATAATTTGCCCTATAACTGCTGTCATTTTTTTTCTGAAGGGATTGTAATTCGCTATCGATATATCCAATCTTTTGAAGCTTATAAGCCAAGGTGTCGGCTTCTTTTTTCAAGGATATATAATCGTTAAAGGTATTTTGAAAGTTCAGGATGTCTAAGAGGCCTTCGGGAAGGGGATTCTCTGCTTCAACGGTGAGTCTTAGATTTTGGGCATAAAGCAGCTGCGTACTAGTTATATATATATTAAGGTATAAAAAGATGTAAAGGAAAAACTTCAAATGCCATGTTTTTTGTGTTGTAAAACTAACGTTTCAATGCGGTTTTTAATATCTCAATTTCAAAATAATAAAAGAGTGGGTAAAATTAATTTAGGAACGTTTGATTAATTCAATTTTATTTCTACCTTTGCAAGCCCTTAAAAAGAGGGATTTTATATTTAAATAAGTATAATACATATTTTATATGCCAACAATTTCACAATTAGTACGAAAAGGAAGAGCCAAAATAACCAAGAAGAGTAAATCGGCTGCTTTAGATTCGTGTCCTCAAAGACGAGGTGTGTGTACGCGTGTATATACTACTACTCCTAAGAAACCTAACTCTGCAATGCGTAAAGTAGCAAGGGTAAGGTTGACCAATGGAAAGGAAGTAAACGCATACATCCCTGGTGAAGGACATAATCTACAAGAGCACTCGATAGTATTGGTTAGAGGTGGAAGGGTAAAAGATTTGCCGGGAGTTAGATATCATATCGTTCGTGGAGCTTTAGACACCGCAGGTGTTGAAGGAAGAACACAACGTAGATCTAAGTACGGTGCAAAACGCCCTAAAAAGTAATCTAAAAACTTTTAAAGAGAAGACATGAGAAAAAGACAGGCCAAAAAAAGACCACTTTTACCGGATCCGAGATTTAATGATCAGTTAGTGACACGTTTTGTGAACAACATGATGTGGGACGGAAAAAAGTCGGTGGCTTTTAAAGTGTTTTACGATGCAATTGATATCGTAGACGAGAAAAAAACAGACGAAGAAAA
This genomic stretch from Ulvibacter sp. MAR_2010_11 harbors:
- a CDS encoding POTRA domain-containing protein, whose protein sequence is MKFFLYIFLYLNIYITSTQLLYAQNLRLTVEAENPLPEGLLDILNFQNTFNDYISLKKEADTLAYKLQKIGYIDSELQSLQKKNDSSYRANYFFGKRYLYIKVFYNANDFSKSELQRVSEEVNDTYFVLNFSTFELALTKLNAIKIDKGNAFARVRLDEIEKVNSSTLEAKLVLENRESRTIDSIVVKGYDKFPKSYLKYYAGIKTGKPFRLQKLIAQNEVLNNLGFVSTIKAPEALFRKESTTVYFYLKKQNNNLFDGILGFSTNEESNKLEFNGYLNLELNNNLNYGEQLLINYKSDGNEQQNFRVKVNLPYLFKSPFGAGAELKIFKRDSSFVTTEQQIRVTYQLNPASSAYLGYKGYESSNLLDVAFGGIAIEDYTSRFAISGINFTKQQKSPLFPIKTFLSIDTEIGTRKLKSTKEAQQRFATLTNHILNLNYKNAIFIQNSTSVLLSDTYITNELFRFGGINTMRGFDENSIDASFFSVLNTEYRYIANPTIYIHSIIDLGYFENRIFNQKEKLYSFGIGFGLQTKAGIFKLNLANGNSDSQNFTFSNTKIHLSLSSRF
- the rpsL gene encoding 30S ribosomal protein S12, which encodes MPTISQLVRKGRAKITKKSKSAALDSCPQRRGVCTRVYTTTPKKPNSAMRKVARVRLTNGKEVNAYIPGEGHNLQEHSIVLVRGGRVKDLPGVRYHIVRGALDTAGVEGRTQRRSKYGAKRPKK